The Strigops habroptila isolate Jane chromosome 13 unlocalized genomic scaffold, bStrHab1.2.pri S16, whole genome shotgun sequence genomic interval GGAGGTCATCTGCTATCGTGTGCTGCTGTCtggtttttccctcttttatttaaaaagcaaagcatacaTTTAAAGAGTGAGAAATCTGTGTGTTGCtaataaaattccttttgttgAATTGTTCTCCAGTAGTAACTGTAGTGCTTAACAGATGCTGTGTATTCTTGCATAACTGGGAGCATATTGGTAACTCTCTTTTGACCATTCCATATGTAAATCCAGATAATTTGCTGGATGTATTATATATGTGGCTATAGCAGGATGTATAGAGTTCTTTGCTTTCAGGACGTTTTAATTAGCTGTCCCTTAAACTCATTTTAGATGGCTTAAATGTTGAAAAGCCTGAAAGTGCTGAATTTTGAGTCAGCTTGTTATCAGTTTTGGGTCTGGTATGATTTGCTTCTCGAGAAAGCTTGTAAGTGTTAGTAGATCCAGAGAAAGGAcaaatgcttctgaatttttttacaCACATACGCACACatatatacgtgtgtgtgtctatatatCTGTCTAGTGGAAGATTATGAAGAaagctgtctcttttttttGGGCAGGGATGTAACTGGTAAATGGAAGGAGTACAGCTTGCTTCAACCTTAACTATTGATTATATGAGAGAAATGCATAAATGCGAGCACTTCTTTTTTACTCCTTGTAATGTGATTGCACTAGAAACTGTGAGATTATTACACGGTTGTATGTGGTCTCACTCAGTATGGAAACTTTGGATTCATCAGTGGTCTGTGGCCATGAATGTTAATTTGGCCCTTACAAGTTTTCAAAGccttagattaaaaaaaactcaaacaaccCCACAAAGTAGGTTCAAGAGGAATGCAAATCTGTGAACAACATTCCTACAGTATGAACTATAAGGGAATGTTGTTCACACATCTGCATTCCCTTACACTAATTTTGTCCAACTTTGTCCTATCATTCTACTTGTCAAACCACTCTGCTTGAAGACAGGCTTCCCGAGGCCGAGTTGGCTCTTTCATCTCAGCTGCTTTCCGTCAGGTGACTTACTGCTTATTTCTTTGTGGAGGCGAATAAAAACTGCTTGTTCTATTTTATCATCCTTTTCTACTGTATAACTAATGGGAGAAGAAACCTAGAGAAAACAGATGCAGGGCTTGACAGCTGTGATGGTTTAAAAGCTAAAGATGGAACTTGGTACTTAAGGCTgctagatttttatttctagctttgctgagtgttttgtttggggtttgcttGTGCTGAAATCTGACATTCCTCTCTCAGATTCTGTGACTGGGAGTAACATACGATATCCGGTCTTTGAGGAAGTCATTAAGGTGATTGTGCAAACACCACTTTGAAGGCATAAAAATGCTTCCTGGATACTTAAGTGACTTTTGGAACAATGTTCTAAATGAGCCTACAATGGTTTGGGTAGCCTCTTGAAGTGGTATACAGTGAATATTTCAGTCGTGTTCCTTGGTGGTGTGCTATACCATTATCATGTAACTGTCAGCTTTCCTATGCAATCTTCTTTGTGGTCAACAAACACAAATGaccagaaacaaagcagttcaTTGAAGGAAAGGTTTTATGGAATTCCTTGCTTGAAATTTCATTTAGGAATGCTGAAAGAATGACGTTGTATGCAAGGGCTTCTTACTGGGATTATTTAATACAGAACTTTCTCTAAGAAATATATTGTCTCTAGTTTTCTGAATGTATATTGTTTTGAAGATGATTCCTGAGAATTCTCAGTATTCTTAGCCTTTCCAGTATTCAGGTTTATAGAGGGAAAGTGAAGGTGCAAGGAGAGGCAAGGAAGGTACCGTCATGGTTGacatttgcttcttttaagTCCTGTTAGcactttaatttctctttctagaGTCAAGAGCAGAGAACAGAGTGACAATGGATAACAGTAGGTTAGGATTTCTTTTCCCGTTCAACTTAGCAACCTTGCCACTGTAAAATGAATTTCCTCTGCAGATTTATACCATGAGCCTTGGGTGTAGTAGTCAGGCTATGGCTGTGCatctgaaagcatttctgaacTGTGAGAATCTTCTGTTTCTAAGGTCTGCATAAAGCCTCATGGGGAGAATCGTAGCACCCCATCGTAAACTGTAAAAAGAATATGAGGAGGAACATAACTTTGCAGCAGTGTGAACTACAGCATTCCTGCTCTTGCTTTCCAGCACAAGTCTTGAGAAGGATGTCTATGAAGCACAATGGCCCATTAACACAGAACTGAGTATGATCTTTCCTCCCAGCAAAGTTCTGCAGATGTGTTGAGGTCAAACACTGCAGCGAACACTTGGGCAAATGCAGGAACAAGATACACTccacaaaaatcaaagcagtaCTACTATATTTGCTCTTCCTAGAAAGAGATCTGGTTGTCAGAGTCTGAGCCAGAAATTCAAGAGGTGGAAGCAGAGGACGAGGACAAGCTAATCACTGAGAAATGCTTTTACTGGCGGGGTTGGcagggttttggttgggttttgtgttgttgATATTGATAGAGCCAGTGTTGCTGTGCTGTCAGTTTAGCCTTGGAAGACGCTGCCTGCTTGAACATGAGAAGTGAGGTGATCATCACTCTTTCCAGCCTTGAAAGTGCAAGTCTGAGCTCTAGAGCTTATGAGGATTCTTTGTTACTGGGTGGTAGTGGAtgatcttttttcctcctggcagGGAATGctttaaacaacaacaaaccccaaactgttctaacaTCAAATACAAATGAATGATTTGCCTCTTGACTATGCTAAAAATCTTCAAGATTTTTTTGGATGAACTTGAGGAAAAGGGTCTTGACCTGCTGCAtacagggagagggaagaagggagagaggatTAGTGtgtgcagaaaaaggaaacaaagcaggcATTTTTGCTTTGCTAACATCATCTTGTGGCTGACTCATAGGCCTGACTTTTCTGGGAATAAAATTCAGATACATACACTTCTGCTTAGCTGCACTTTGTCATACTGAAATGTGTAgatccttttttctttgagttACACTCATTTTTCTAGGAATTTGGTTTAGTCTCTCATTTGAAACTATTGCTGCTGAAGGCTTTCCCTACCATTGTGGTCATCTTCAGCTTCCTCAATTTATGACTGTGTTGGGTGTGTTGTTTTGGGTGGttggtttctctctcttttttcagttgttttggggtggtttttatTAAGAGTTGTCTGTGCTGTTAGGTGGAGTGGCACTTTGCTTTCCTCAGATCATGGTGGGTAGAAATGCCACAGCTCTACTTAAATGCTGACAAGGGATTGCTTTTGCCtccttgtgattttttttttaaatgctctcaATTTAGTTTCTGTTAGCAGCAGAACATTAATGACTAGTAATAATCCTTCAGGTCGGCAGATGTGATCCAGAGCACTTACTCATTtagaggagggagaaggtggGGTTTATTTGCAAGCTGCTAGCAGGGCAGTAACTTCCATACGTCATACTTGTCCCAGAGAGCCTTATATGTAACTTCAGGCACAGAAGGGAGTTTGCTGGCTTGGAGGATAGCTTAGATTGCTGAGAGGTGCTGTTTCTGACTGCTCTTTTGTTGGTTTCCTGACATACAAAGTCCTGGTCTTGCCACAGTTCAGGGCAGTTGCACGCTGCAGGTATTGCTTCcaggcaaaaaaaccctatttgTACAGAAGCTCTTTATGTTCTTCCAGCCTTTGGCATCTTTGAACTTGCCAAAAAAAGTTCCTGCATCAAATGGATGTATTTGTGGTTGACTGATGTGGGGAGTTTTTGTCATGTGgatgggtttttgttttgtagatGAGTGGTCAATACTTGGAGCAGTTTAGGAGACCCACTGGCAGACTGCAAGGTTTATTTGCCTTCACAGCTGGAATTATGCTGAGAGTCATCATTCTGCTTTACCCAACCTGTGGGTTGAGGATTTCAACCTTTCAGTTGGTTCTGAAAGCTGGTGCTcgttttctgttcttgtttggTTTAAGTGATATATATCCTCTTGTAAACGATCAGAGGAAAACAGTTGATGCACTCAGTCTTGATGATATGTTTTTCTCCAGTAATCAGCTACCTAACTTCTGCATTTCAGGAAAGTTAGTGTCATCTTTTTTATAGAGGAAATGAGATTTATGGAATTTATTCAAACTTGAATAACGTCAGGGATAAGTATAAATATTTGCAGGTCCTGTGTGCTCTGTGGCAAAATACCATTTCTGTTGCGGTAACTCCTCTCTCGGATGAGTGCTGACTTTTAACTAAATCTTTACTGTATCTAAAGCATTTAAAGATACCCTATGTACTATTTGCTAGttttaagcaaaacaatttCCCCTTCCCTAATTGAAAGTCAGGTGTGCATACTGAAtctgttctgatttttcttccattctttctgAGTACTGTTCAGATGACCTCCACTTAAATTTCTGggaatgtgtttcttttaatgacCAGATTTTTAAGGTACAGTTGAAGCCAGCTCTTCAGCAAGGAGAGGTATGTAAAGTAGAATTAAATTTGTAATGGAAGATGAATTGATTATGAGAGTGGTGTTCTGGCAAGAGAGCATGGGAGAGCTCCTTGGCCGTTTCATATAGAAAGAAGTAAATTAATCCTTAAGTTATGATTCCAGTTTAATTTTGGTAACAAAGATTAAAAGCTGAACTTTGAGTGTAGTCATAATCGTTGATTGGAACAAGCTTTCTTAGTGTGAAGAAGCAAGACATTCTCTCACAGCTTGGCAACTGGCTCTCTTGGATgcactgcaagagaaaaatacacTGTGACAGATGCCTGCATGAGGaattcccttccttcctccctccttgtGCCCCTGCACTGCTATGGTGTGAAGTGGGAGTTCTGTCCTCTGCCTATCGCCATCTGGTTGCACAGCCTGATAGAACAGGGACTGCAGTGCGCAAGGTGCTTACCTGttaagagctgcagcaggatcTGCCAGGCCGCTTGCCTGCTACTGCTGACCATAAGGGCAGTGGTCTCGTGAGGGGCAGCTCTCCAGAGTCTTGCTCAGATGGTGACTTCAGGATTTCTGAGTTAATGGCTGGATTGGTGtggaagaaaagatgaagtgGGTGATGTTTTGGAGAGAGGGCAGAGTAGGCATAAGGATGTTCTTCATTCAGGGATGTGTGGTGCCTTGCTGACAGAGACGGAAAAGCTTTGAGGAAGCCAGTCATTTAAAATGTTGGCGGTACCTCAGTACTTGGAGGTCCTCACAATTAAAAGCATCTGTGATTCATACCGTTCAGTGAGttatttcagctctgaaaagcaaGCTGTTACTCAAACTTTAAATTAGAGTACTGATTTCATTTGGTTTATGAGAGGCAGACTCAGTTTTCAGCTTACCTTATCTGAAAATCCAAAGCTGGTGAACTGCAGAATACAGGTAAAACAACTGTGTATGTATTAGCTGctatgaacagaaaaaataaagatgcagTGTACAAATTAGTCATCCAGTCAGTAGAGTACCAGTTTTATCTAAGCTAGTTGGATATAAACCACTGCTATTCATTTGAAGGCATGGAATATTCTTAGTCCTTCATGTGTCTACATTGGAATTCAGCAGACCGatcttttttaaagtcttttgtTTCTATCTAAAGGCTTTCTTCAGACTCGTATGCATGTCCAGAAATCATCTCACGCAGCCTTTGTTTTCATCTcatctgtaaaaatgaaaattgcttttaaataatgcaGTATTAAAAATTGTAAAcgaaaaagggggaaaaaaacccccttgtttttattttgtgtatctTGGGGTTTCAGACTTAATCTCTTCTCATTACAGCTTGGAGAAATAACTTGCAGAATTAGAAACATGTggtatataaaatatttagcaatAGATGTGCTAGCTGTGCAAACCCTTAATTCCAGTGCATGTCTAACTTGTTTTCTAACGCTGAGTTCTGCTGTCATTGTAGAAAACAGTACCATACCTATTTGAAGAAAACTTACAGGAGAAAAGCAGTGGCTTTTGCTGGGGTAAAATTGACTTTATTCTAATAATAATCATACAGAGAAATTGGTCTGTCACAGACAGAACTATTTGTAATTGCCTAAAGGCCTCCATCAAAGATTAGACACTGTCAGTGTTGATATGTAACTGTGAAATGGCTTTTGCTATCTTCTCGTATCCTGTGAAGGAAATAGAGCATTTCAAGCAAAACAGGAGATCATGTAGTTATGTGAAAATGTGATGATGAGCAGGATACTGCTACCATCCATGCAGCAAGCCAGGGTTATTCTAATACTTAAATTTGTCATTTCTAACGTGATTTGTGTGCGGTATCttgttctttttggttttatcttGGTGACTGGCTTCTTTAATGTGTAGACTCCCATATAAATGATGTCTTCGCTTGACTGTGAAGTTTAACAGTAGCTATCCAGTCGAAGAATCCTTTCAAATGTGTTAAGATATACCAGAGAGCTTACATGTAAATAGTAACTGTAGTCATGAATCCTATGTTTTGTGTTGTGTCTATGGGTAaacaaaaaggcttttcattATGGGATGGTCGTGTTTAGACTTTGCATTTACTGGTCTTaatgcaaaaccaagaaataatAGTTTTACTGGATGCTGTCAGGTATTTCTGTTGTTGGTTCATCATACTAGATCTTAACAAAGttctaaatatgtattttctttttcccctctcaccAGACCCTAATTTATTTTGGATTAGGATTCCCATGGCATGTGAACTAGAAGATAATTTGCAATAGAAGGTCTCTTTATTTTGAAGTGACAGTCTTTTCTCAAAATGGTTGGAAAACTCAAACAGAACTTGCTACTGGCATGTCTGGTGATCAGTTCGGTGACAGTGTTTTATTTGGGCCAGCACGCTATGGAGTGTCACCATCGAATAGAAGAACGCAGCCAGCCTGCAAGGATGGAAAGTGTGAGAAGTACAGTAAGAACTGCTTCCAATgtgaatgcaaacaaaacctttgCTTACAACAAAGACATGCCTTTAATATTTATTGGAGGAGTACCTCGAAGTGGCACTACCTTAATGCGTGCTATGCTTGATGCCCATCCAGATATTCGATGTGGAGAAGAGACAAGGGTAATCCCGAGAATTCTGGCAGTTAAGCAGATGTGGGCTAGATCAAGCAAAGAGAAGATCCGACTGGATGAAGCTGGAGTCACAGATGAGGTTCTGGACTCAGCCATGCAAGCATTTTTATTGGAAATCATTGTGAAACATGGGGAGCCTGCTCCATATTTGTGTAACAAAGATCcctttgctttaaaatccttAACTTATCTTGCTAGAATTTTCCCCAATGCCAAATTTCTTCTAATGGTACGGGATGGTCGTGCATCTGTGCATTCCATGATATCTAGAAAAGTCACAATAGCTGGATTTGACCTTAACAGCTACAGGGACTGCTTGACCAAGTGGAATCGTGCTATAGAAACTATGTATAACCAGTGTATGGAGGTTGGTTTCGAAAGGTGTATGCTCGTACATTACGAACAACTCGTATTGCATCCTGAAAGATGGATGAGAACTCTCTTAAAGTTTCTTCGCATCCCATGGAACCAAGCTGTGCTGCACCATGAAGAAATGATTGGAAAAGCAGGGGGTGTTTCTCTTTCAAAGTGAGTATGAACATTCCTCCTTTACTGTGTATTGTTCTAAGAGTTAAAATAGTACATTTTGCATATAAAAGACTAGTCATAACTTGGTTTCAGTTTTTAAGTAGTTAATGGTGTCTCAGGAAACTGATTTATGATGCATGTTAGCTGGGAAATAAGAATCGTTGTTAACTAATGATTTGCAATCTCTGATTGCTCTCACTAAACAACTGTCCCACGAATGTGTATGGAGCATATGAGTGAACTTTTAATTAATGATCAGTCTAACTTGAATTTAGATGTCTCGTATCAGCCTTATCTCCAGTAtaactttgcttttctccatgcCCCAAAATGAAGCTGGCTTGTTTTATCTAGGCTGGTGTTACTTTTCCTGGCGAGAGCACCCATTTGGTTTCAGGAACTTAAGTACTGTCAATGCAAGAATGGCTGTTGAGTTATATGTGCCAAGAACATACTCTTCCAGGAAACTTGAGAAACTCTTCCAGCAAAATAGAAAGCAGAATTGGCGTGCTTTTCTGTTGGCATGTGCTCCTAAAAGAACAAGcattttgaataaaattaacCTTGTTGTAAGCATATCTCTCAGTATTCTGCCATGCCATCTGTGCACCTGATTTAACCTCCTTCAGAAACCAGactccagctctgctgagaaAACCTAGGTAGGTATTGcgaaaaggaaaaaacacagttGATTCTGCAGTTAAACTCCTCTGGTTTCTTTGCCACTATTTACAGCTGAACAAGTGAAATGCTGGCTAGTCTTTACATTGAAGGGGGAAGATGTGAATGTTTGAATCTCTCTTCCTATTTTTGCTATGGCAGATACATCTACCAGATTGTCTTAAGTTTAAGTTTCtaaaatattgattaaaaaGCCCTATTCCAGCAGCAAGGCATGCCCAGTTTAATTCCTTGGCTTCTGTTTTTTGAATATTCATCACTGGCCAAATGCTTCTGAGTAACAGAGAGACCTTGCACAGCCAGCAGCGTGGGCTGAGTAGAGACATGTCAAACTGTTGGATACAGAGTGATTCCAATTTCTATAAAAACTACAGgcttgagaaataaaaattgggAGATCTGGTTTATTTAATGCCTAGGGAAGGGACTTTGTGGGTTTTCTGATGCATTGTAGGGGAATAAGATTTAAAGCAAATCATAGGATTATTAGTCAGCGGCTACAAAGAGAACTTAAAGCTCGGATAATGGTCATATATTTACAGCCTGGAGGTTTTGCGTCACTGTTCCCACTGAAGAAACACAACCACAACCACTGACCACAGAGGTGTAAAGGCATCtcaactgcctttttttttgctgtattgtTTGTTAGCAGATTGAAGCCATCTGATAATGTTAACCTGATGCAAGGTACTGTTGTATGTCTCTGCAAGCTGGATCTGCATGTGAACTCCTCTTCAGTTACCTGTATCATGTTACTGCTTCACAGTGGCAGCTGAGGGGGGAGTAAACTTACTGATATAAATAGGTGTTTGCCAAGTTCTGTTAAGTGTCCTGTAAAAATAACTATGCAAAATGTcctttcttctaaaatattacTACCTTACAGCTTCCAGatcagtgtttttaaaagttaatggACCTCTATACTATAAAACTTTAGTAGCCTTACAGAATTCATACAGTGTCAAGTAATATTTCTTGCTAAATTTGGTGGAATGGGATGTGAGGAGCTGAGAACACTTGTTCATGTCtctaaaaattaagaaattggATTGTTGAAAGTAGAATGTTTactttcatgtttatttttgaCTCAAACTTTCAAATTCAAGGTAGGCAAGTATGAACATGTTCTTTTGACCTTCAATTCAATCTGTTTCTGGGCTCCTGCATGGTTTTATTATCTCTCATGTGATATGTGAAAGtgatttattatttcagaagcCTCTGGCAGtagtggaaaaagaaagggttttATTAGTGTTATGTCTGTGATGTTTTTCATCTAATCAAATACCCTTGAAATAGGTGGTGACATTAGTTTTTCAGTTTCAAGAGACCTTTATAATCTGATAATGATTTCAGTGACTCAGGCTTTTGAAGGCTACAACAAAAACAGTGAATATGAAATTCTCTTAGATGTCTGTTTTGCATATGTATATGATACTAGTTGAAATTATGGATGGGGAGCTTGAGATTCCCCAGTTTGATTTCCTTGTACCAGTTTAAAAACTGCCTGCTTTTGGCATCCCAGCTTCTCACTGCCCTCGTGTGTGCAGCCAAGTGCTGTGGACAGGGACTGCTGCCTGTGTAGGGGTTCCTTGCCCAGAGCAGGGGGTGACTGCCCAGAAAAATTAgcctttgaaaagcagcttgcCAGGTATTTCACTCAGAACTTTAGAGCCTGCCACAGCTTAACAAGCTTTGACAGCTGAACAAAACACACCTTGCATTAGacttaattttccttctatCAAATTGCATTTCGCTTcttctcagctgcagctgagtTCTTTATGGCCTTGAGTGTGTGGGGCTGTTACGTTCTGGGTCAGGTTTTGAGCAGTGTTGTTCTCTTATGACTTTGAATTTCTCTCTGAGCTTACTGGGGAGTGCTCTTTGCTTCAGTGTGAATACCGTCATCTTTCAGCTAAAAGAATCTGGGCCAGCGGAGCTCCATATTCTGATGGCTAGCTTTCTCCCACCTGACT includes:
- the TPST1 gene encoding protein-tyrosine sulfotransferase 1, whose amino-acid sequence is MVGKLKQNLLLACLVISSVTVFYLGQHAMECHHRIEERSQPARMESVRSTVRTASNVNANKTFAYNKDMPLIFIGGVPRSGTTLMRAMLDAHPDIRCGEETRVIPRILAVKQMWARSSKEKIRLDEAGVTDEVLDSAMQAFLLEIIVKHGEPAPYLCNKDPFALKSLTYLARIFPNAKFLLMVRDGRASVHSMISRKVTIAGFDLNSYRDCLTKWNRAIETMYNQCMEVGFERCMLVHYEQLVLHPERWMRTLLKFLRIPWNQAVLHHEEMIGKAGGVSLSKVERSTDQVIKPVNVEALSKWVGKIPADVLQDMPVIAPMLAKLGYDPYANPPNYGKPDQKVVENTRRVYKGEFQLPDFLKEVPQTEPME